A DNA window from Branchiostoma lanceolatum isolate klBraLanc5 chromosome 17, klBraLanc5.hap2, whole genome shotgun sequence contains the following coding sequences:
- the LOC136422631 gene encoding fibropellin-1-like — MMWRLLVLAALVRFGSPQVVLSIGSGDSCPWDFCQNGGLCIAGADGEPDTCECLYGYSGTNCETRDCSTVFITTYDQSAPLVGNSDVIGLYTREKSQYNGRDLYKHYHFDGWLFYMSAEGLWLAGGTIGSWPAFMVAENAQEYPDQTWGPFHLWGTDSFTEEPNLIIRCTADPPCASSPCQNGGACIQHDDYSVSEPYYTCDCLSGFYGTNCENNTDECASNPCFNGATCVDGVDSYTCECIFGTIETHCERVLPFFREQFLIYEENPTTAPIECYVCDSTSDGHCDVDQSTLSDEFHNSTNTTQACSSGACWIARTAVNGQLVSYQRSCTYNNIECDDVLALEHCQEDQADTKACYRCCTGNRCNGALLTGDAVFVLPDSGSGGAANIGPRWLLLLLTAALSVIVNG; from the exons ATGATGTGGCGACTCCTGGTTCTGGCTGCGCTGGTGCGCTTCG GATCGCCACAGGTCGTCCTATCGATAGGATCGGGAG ACAGTTGTCCGTGGGACTTTTGTCAAAATGGCGGGCTGTGCATCGCCGGAGCCGACGGCGAGCCGGACACGTGTGAGTGTCTGTACGGCTACTCCGGGACGAACTGTGAGACACGGG ACTGTTCTACAGTGTTCATCACCACCTATGACCAGAGCGCTCCCCTAGTCGGTAACTCTGACGTCATCGGACTGTACACTCGCGAGAAGTCCCAGTACAACGGGCGAGACCTCTACAAGCATTACCATTTTGACGGTTGGCTGTTTTACATGTCAGCTGAGGGCTTATGGCTGGCTGGAGGGACGATAGGCTCGTGGCCTGCCTTCATGGTGGCGGAAAACGCGCAGGAATATCCCGATCAGACATGGGGGCCGTTCCACCTCTGGGGCACGGATAGTTTTACAGAGGAGCCCAACCTTATCATACGCTGCACCGCCG ATCCGCCCTGTGCCTCGTCCCCGtgccaaaatggcggcgcgTGCATCCAGCACGACGACTACTCAGTCAGCGAGCCGTACTACACCTGCGACTGCCTGTCGGGATTCTACGGAACAAACTGTGAAAACA atACTGACGAGTGCGCGTCCAATCCTTGTTTCAATGGCGCCACGTGTGTGGACGGCGTCGACTCCTACACCTGCGAGTGCATCTTCGGTACCATTGAGACTCACTGCGAGCGAG tgCTGCCGTTCTTCCGAGAGCAGTTCCTAATATACGAGGAAAATCCAACTACG gctcCCATCGAGTGTTACGTGTGTGACTCGACCAGTGACGGTCACTGTGACGTGGACCAATCAACGCTGTCGGACGAATTTCATAACAGTACCAACACAACACAGGCCTGCAGCAGCGGTGCATGCTGG ATCGCCCGGACGGCGGTCAACGGCCAGCTTGTCTCGTACCAACGTTCCTGTACGTACAACAACATTGAGTGTGACGACGTCCTCGCACTGGAGCACTGTCAGGAGGATCAGGCAGACACCAAG gcgTGCTACAGGTGCTGCACCGGAAACCGGTGCAACGGCGCCTTGTTGACGGGTGACGCCGTGTTCGTGCTCCCGGACTCAGGGTCCGGCGGCGCTGCTAATATCGGCCCGCGgtggctgctgctgctgctgaccGCCGCCCTGTCTGTCATTGTCAACGGATAG